In Daphnia pulex isolate KAP4 chromosome 7, ASM2113471v1, one genomic interval encodes:
- the LOC124198035 gene encoding cytochrome P450 3A2-like isoform X2 has protein sequence MDLLDILSSPVTWVVTIVSLLYILYRHATSTFNYFSDQGIPGPKPMPIIGNMWGIWKANLPEYDSALVKQYGKVFGYFDGLVPNLWITDVDMIKAVCVKDFEHFVDRRSFQIKTKVMRKWLIMMKGQEWKDVRSSITPAFTSGKIKRMSSLIKDSVGDLCDRLSNFTENDGKINAKLTFSAFTMDVIARCAFGLKIETLGNEDDTFIKNAQHVLNPPTNRSPVVLLPLLFPTLFLMFAERIFLTKEMTFFFDLLENVLRERSQSKEKFNDFIEMADEAISDFTKEVDGKTVPMWSREEIDEIIIAQSTLFMLAGFDTTATTLTNTCFQLARNPDVQEKLYESIVGKMEEYGEVCHEMVQDLPYLEMVIHEVMRIYSPFLRIERECTKDYSYDNGRIKIKKGQMVTIPAFALHRMEEYYPDPDKFDPERWSPENKANQSPYTFMGFGAGPRNCVGMRFALEEMKIAICTMVQKFRFFPVEETPDKLSFDDGLTQILQPVHAVVGIEFRQSN, from the exons ATGGACCTTTTGGATATTCTTTCTTCGCCCGTTACATGGGTAGTAACAATCGTCTCTCTTCTGTACATTCTTTACAG acaTGCCACGTCAACATTTAATTACTTTTCCGACCAAGGAATTCCTGGTCCCAAGCCAATGCCCATCATCGGCAACATGTGGGGCATCTGGAAGGCG AACCTCCCCGAGTACGATTCGGCTCTGGTGAAACAATATGGCAAAGTGTTCGGATATTTTGACGGTTTAGTACCGAACCTTTGGATCACAGATGTTGACATGATAAAGGCTGTATGTGTCAAAGATTTCGAACACTTTGTCGACCGCAGA TCTTTCCAAATTAAAACGAAGGTCATGCGCAAATGGTTGATAATGATGAAGGGACAAGAGTGGAAGGACGTTCGCTCGTCCATCACTCCGGCCTTCACCtctggaaaaatcaaaagg atgtcCTCATTGATCAAAGATAGCGTTGGCGATTTATGCGACCGTCTCTCAAATTTCACCGAAAACGATGGGAAAATTAATGCCAAGCT GACTTTTAGCGCCTTCACCATGGACGTGATTGCAAGATGTGCTTTcggtttaaaaattgaaactctcGGGAACGAAGACGATACATTTATCAAGAACGCACAGCATGTTTTAAATCCACCAACTAATAGATCACCTGTTGTTCTGCTTCCGT tgTTGTTTCCTACCCTGTTTCTTATGTTCGCCGAGCGTATTTTCCTCACCAAAGAGATGACATTCTTTTTTGATCTGTTGGAAAATGTTCTCCGAGAAAGATCGCAATCTAAAGAG AAATTCAACGACTTCATCGAAATGGCCGACGAAGCCATTTCCGATTTCACGAAGGAAGTCGATGGTAAAACTGTTCCGATGTGGTCTCGTGAGGAAATTGACGAAATTATTATTGCACAG TCGACACTCTTCATGTTGGCCGGATTTGACACGACCGCCACCACTCTGACTAACACGTGTTTTCAACTGGCAAGGAATCCAGACGTTCAAGAAAAGCTATACGAAAGCATCGTTGGGAAAATGGAAGAATAT GGTGAAGTTTGTCACGAAATGGTCCAAGACCTTCCGTACCTCGAAATGGTTATCCATGAGGTAATGCGCATTTATTCCCCGTTTCTAAG aatCGAGCGAGAATGCACCAAGGATTACTCTTACGATAATGGACgtataaaaattaagaaaggGCAAATGGTAACTATTCCGGCATTTGCTCTGCATCGCATGGAAGAATATTACCCAGATCCTGACAAATTTGATCCTGAAAG gtgGAGTCCCGAAAATAAGGCCAACCAGAGTCCTTACACCTTCATGGGATTCGGGGCAGGACCGAGAAACTGCGTAGGAATGCGTTTTGCAttggaagaaatgaaaattgccATCTGTACTATGGTCCAGAAGTTCCGTTTCTTTCCAGTCGAAGAGACACCG GATAAACTTAGCTTTGACGACGGTCTTACCCAAATTCTTCAACCTGTTCACGCGGTAGTGGGCATTGAATTCCGTCAATCCAATTAG
- the LOC124198040 gene encoding cytochrome P450 3A2-like, translating into MAPLDILSSPVTWVVTVFSLLWILYKCATSTFNYFSDQGILGPKPVPIFGNLWGIWKANIPEYDVALVKQYGKVFGYFDGLLPNLWITDADMIKAICVKDFEHFVDRRSFGIQTKVMRKWMMLMKGQEWKDIRSSVTPAFTTGKIKRMSGLIRDCVSNLSDQMSRLTESDGKIDSKLVFSAYTMDVIARCAFGLKIDNLGSKDDQFMKNAAYILNPPANKSPIVLLPFVYPKLLSSLSTYAERLLITKEHRFFFKLLEDVLKDRSQSKEKFNDFIELADEAISDFTKEVDGKTVPVWSREEIDEIIMAQSTLFMLAGFDTTATTLTNICFQLARNQDIQEKLYESIVAKMEDYDEVCHDMVQDMPYLEMVIQEVLRYYPPLTRVERECTKDYSYDNGRIQIKEGQMVTIPAFALHHMEEYYPDPEKFDPERWTPENKAKRNPYAYLAFGIGPRSCIGMRFALEEMKIAICAVVQKFRFFPVEETPEKLCFENGLLAVLQPIQAVVGIELRQ; encoded by the exons ATGGCCCCGTTGGATATTCTCTCTTCGCCCGTAACATGGGTAGTAACTGTCTTCTCACTTCTGTGGATACTTTACAA ATGTGCCACGTCAACATTTAATTACTTTTCCGACCAAGGAATTCTTGGTCCCAAACCAGTCCCCATCTTCGGAAACTTGTGGGGCATCTGGAAAGCG aacATTCCCGAGTATGATGTGGCATTAGTGAAACAATACGGTAAAGTGTTTGGTTATTTTGACGGTTTGTTACCGAACCTTTGGATTACAGATGCTGATATGATAAAGGCTATATGTGTCAAAGATTTCGAACATTTTGTTGACCGCAGA TCTTTTGGTATCCAAACAAAAGTTATGCGCAAATGGATGATGCTGATGAAGGGGCAAGAGTGGAAAGACATTCGCTCTTCAGTTACGCCGGCCTTCACAACCGGCAAAATCAAACGA ATGTCCGGACTGATCAGAGACTGTGTTTCCAATTTAAGTGACCAAATGTCTAGATTGACGGAGAGTGATGGGAAAATTGACAGCAAGCt CGTGTTTAGTGCCTACACCATGGACGTGATTGCAAGATGCGCTTTCGGATTGAAAATTGACAATCTCGGGAGTAAAGACGATCAGTTTATGAAAAACGCTGCGTACATTTTAAATCCGCCAGCCAATAAATCTCCAATCGTTCTGCTACCAT TTGTGTATCCCAAATTGTTGAGCTCACTTAGTACCTATGCTGAACGTTTACTAATCACCAAAGAgcacagattttttttcaaacttttagaAGATGTGCTCAAGGATAGATCGCAATCTAAAGAG AAATTTAATGACTTTATTGAGCTGGCCGACGAGGCCATATCCGATTTCACGAAAGAAGTTGATGGCAAAACTGTACCCGTGTGGTCTcgcgaagaaattgatgaaatcaTAATGGCACAG TCCACTCTCTTTATGCTGGCTGGATTTGACACAACTGCCACCACTCTGACTAACATTTGCTTTCAACTGGCAAGAAATCAAgacattcaagaaaaattgtaTGAAAGCATCGTTGCAAAAATGGAAGATTAC GACGAAGTTTGTCATGATATGGTGCAAGATATGCCCTATCTGGAAATGGTTATCCAAGAAGTATTGCGCTATTATCCACCATTAACACG AGTCGAGCGAGAATGCACCAAGGATTACTCTTACGACAACGGGCGCATTCAAATTAAAGAAGGACAAATGGTCACCATTCCGGCCTTTGCTCTACATCACATGGAAGAATACTACCCCGATCCAGAAAAATTCGATCCCGAAAG gtggACTCCTGAAAACAAAGCTAAACGTAATCCTTACGCTTATTTGGCATTCGGCATTGGTCCTCGCAGCTGCATTGGAATGCGCTTCGCATTGGAAGAGATGAAGATTGCCATCTGTGCTGTAGTCCAAAAATTCCgcttttttccagttgaagAGACGCCG GAGAAACTCTGCTTTGAAAACGGACTTTTAGCTGTTTTACAGCCTATTCAAGCAGTAGTGGGCATTGAACTTCGTCAATAA
- the LOC124198042 gene encoding uncharacterized protein LOC124198042: MKFTRTLIFWQSIVLIFSGCFCSPHPNSMLWPERRPLSESRPSTTTEASVSENVDTLACELEKMGTDYTISIKLMESILTSMKEKWQNIDRKSKALSKMGHLTDAQSCSNDEDHDSELEKIDKRELKSLAVGMKNIWEKLDNFNWQNPDNEIRELKSQMAGLLFLLKIRRCKNSTETFYKDRCHSIGSDVHCPPDSHMVLHDGPNNKGFCDCYDNISGKNGLLPIFSNETGKCYFQNTQGPCRSGEWFVIKNKVPQCETVPNKCFVDGTYVYGKRSEKRSRSRNNFSTESKCWEINSSAHCPSSGQILTAEHNSDGELQVHCSVPVSEIVSQMSRAHSYPCRMGTRRSFSGECTNKGAFG, translated from the exons atgaaatttacacGGACCCTGATTTTCTGGCAAAGTattgttcttattttctccGGGTGTTTTTGTTCACCGCATCCTAACAGTATGCTGTGGCCGGAAAGGCGACCTCTCAGTGAAAGTCGTCCCTCTACGACGACTGAAGCCTCCGTTAGTGAGAATGTAGACACATTAGCCTGCGAACTTGAAAAAATGGGAACTGATTACACGATTTCCATCAAGTTGATGGAAAGCATTTTAACCtctatgaaagaaaaatggcaaaacatCGACAGGAAATCCAAGGCTTTGAGTAAAATGGGTCACCTAACCGATGCACA GTCATGCAGTaatgacgaggatcacgattCGGAGTTGGAGAAAATAGACAAAAGAGAATTGAAAAGTCTTGCAGTTGGCATGAAGAACATTTGGGAAAAGTTAGACAATTTCAACTGGCAAAATCCCGATAACGAAATACGAGAACTGAAATCGCAAATGGCTGGATTACTTTTTCTCTTAAA GATACGACGTTGCAAAAATTCAACCGAGACATTCTACAAGGATCGTTGTCATTCCATTGGAAGTGACGTACACTGTCCACCTGACAGCCATATGGTGCTCCATGACGGGCCGAATAACAAAGGTTTTTGTGACTGCTACGATAACATCAGTGGAAAAAACGGTCTAttgccaattttttcaaatgagacTGGCAaatgttattttcaaaatactcAG GGCCCTTGTCGCAGCGGGGAGTGGTTCGTAATTAAGAACAAAGTTCCTCAATGCGAAACGGTTCCCAATAAATGTTTCGTTGACGGGACATACGTCTACGGTAAACGGAGTGAAAAGAGGAGCAGAtcgagaaataatttttcaacgGAGTCAAAATGCTGGGAAATCAATAGCAGTGCCCACTGTCCTTCATCAGGACAAATTCTAACGGCGGAGCATAATTCGGACGGGGAATTACAGGTGCATTGTTCAGTTCCTGTTTCAGAAATTGTATCTCAAATGTCCCGTGCCCATTCATATCCATGCCGGATGGGAACACGCCGCAGTTTCAGCGGGGAGTGTACCAATAAAGGAGCCTTCGGCTAA
- the LOC124198044 gene encoding uncharacterized protein LOC124198044, translating to MNPNLSTLHEFTFFVLFFCGLFCTSHTNTIRAKRQISFDVNFTEEKVNEGETVADDTKNNESYLIVNILKSLGGELTESVEYGNGDDNNTQVVLKEIKVVWQRIVNNPELLVNSTESLESLRTYMAQILYLVNDRYCESPDETFFKGQCLPVSTRKRSEHCPENMGLYDDENNEGICDCLELIGDQAKSELGSIFSDDTGVCHQQHTQGPCSYGQWFVFKNTPQCEPAPEGCPTDGRHVYWNPDPSMAKKCWEIWSQGPCEEGQLIHLAQDKEELQVFCSHRLAEHYISGSLSIPKCPKGSWRSRNGRCNKAHFG from the exons ATGAATCCGAATTTAAGTACTTTACACGAGTTCACCttctttgtcctttttttctgtggaTTATTCTGCACATCACACACTAACACGATCCG GGCGAAACGTCAGATTTCATTTGATGTAAATTTCACCGAGGAGAAAGTGAATGAAGGCGAAACAGTAGCTGATGACACCAAAAATAACGAAAGTTATTTGATAGTGAACATATTGAAAAGTCTCGGAGGTGAATTAACCGAATCAGTGGAATATGGCAATGGCGACGACAATAACACTCAAGTTGTGCTAAAGGAAATCAAAGTTGTATGGCAACGTATTGTAAATAACCCGGAACTGTTGGTGAATTCTACCGAGTCGCTTGAATCTCTGAGAACGTACATGGCTCAAATCCTTTATCTCGTCAA TGATCGGTATTGCGAATCCCCAGATGAGACATTTTTCAAGGGCCAATGTCTTCCCGTCAGTACAAGAAAAAGGAGCGAACATTGTCCGGAAAACATGGGACTCTACGACGATGAAAATAACGAAGGAATTTGTGACTGTCTGGAGCTAATAGGAGATCAAGCGAAATCAGAACTAGGATCTATATTTTCAGATGACACTGGCGTTTGTCATCAGCAACACACTCAG GGTCCCTGTTCATATGGACAATGGTTCGTATTTAAGAACACTCCGCAGTGCGAGCCGGCCCCGGAAGGATGCCCAACTGACGGGCGGCACGTCTACTGGAATCCCGACCCTTCCATGGCCAAAAAATGCTGGGAAATCTGGAGTCAGGGACCGTGTGAAGAGGGGCAACTAATCCATTTGGCACAAGACAAGGAAGAATTACAGGTTTTTTGTAGTCATCGATTAGCCGAGCATTATATTTCAGGTTCCTTATCGATTCCTAAGTGCCCGAAAGGTTCTTGGCGCAGCCGTAATGGCAGATGTAATAAGGCACACTTTGGttga
- the LOC124198035 gene encoding cytochrome P450 3A2-like isoform X3 — translation MDLLDILSSPVTWVVTIVSLLYILYRHATSTFNYFSDQGIPGPKPMPIIGNMWGIWKANLPEYDSALVKQYGKVFGYFDGLVPNLWITDVDMIKAVCVKDFEHFVDRRSFQIKTKVMRKWLIMMKGQEWKDVRSSITPAFTSGKIKRMSSLIKDSVGDLCDRLSNFTENDGKINAKLTFSAFTMDVIARCAFGLKIETLGNEDDTFIKNAQHVLNPPTNRSPVVLLPLLFPTLFLMFAERIFLTKEMTFFFDLLENVLRERSQSKEKFNDFIEMADEAISDFTKEVDGKTVPMWSREEIDEIIIAQSTLFMLAGFDTTATTLTNTCFQLARNPDVQEKLYESIVGKMEEYGEVCHEMVQDLPYLEMVIHEVMRIYSPFLRIERECTKDYSYDNGRIKIKKGQMVTIPAFALHRMEEYYPDPDKFDPERWSPENKANQSPYTFMGFGAGPRNCVGMRFALEEMKIAICTMVQKFRFFPVEETPDKLSFDDGLTQILQPVHAVVGIEFRQSN, via the exons ATGGATCTTTTGGATATTCTCTCTTCGCCCGTTACATGGGTAGTAACAATCGTCTCTCTTCTGTACATTCTTTACAG acaTGCCACGTCAACATTTAATTACTTTTCCGACCAAGGAATTCCTGGTCCCAAGCCAATGCCCATCATCGGCAACATGTGGGGCATCTGGAAGGCG AACCTCCCCGAGTACGATTCGGCTCTGGTGAAACAATATGGCAAAGTGTTCGGATATTTTGACGGTTTAGTACCGAACCTTTGGATCACAGATGTTGACATGATAAAGGCTGTATGTGTCAAAGATTTCGAACACTTTGTCGACCGCAGA TCTTTCCAAATTAAAACGAAGGTCATGCGCAAATGGTTGATAATGATGAAGGGACAAGAGTGGAAGGACGTTCGCTCGTCCATCACTCCGGCCTTCACCtctggaaaaatcaaaagg atgtcCTCATTGATCAAAGATAGCGTTGGCGATTTATGCGACCGTCTCTCAAATTTCACCGAAAACGATGGGAAAATTAATGCCAAGCT GACTTTTAGCGCCTTCACCATGGACGTGATTGCAAGATGTGCTTTcggtttaaaaattgaaactctcGGGAACGAAGACGATACATTTATCAAGAACGCACAGCATGTTTTAAATCCACCAACTAATAGATCACCTGTTGTTCTGCTTCCGT tgTTGTTTCCTACCCTGTTTCTTATGTTCGCCGAGCGTATTTTCCTCACCAAAGAGATGACATTCTTTTTTGATCTGTTGGAAAATGTTCTCCGAGAAAGATCGCAATCTAAAGAG AAATTCAACGACTTCATCGAAATGGCCGACGAAGCCATTTCCGATTTCACGAAGGAAGTCGATGGTAAAACTGTTCCGATGTGGTCTCGTGAGGAAATTGACGAAATTATTATTGCACAG TCGACACTCTTCATGTTGGCCGGATTTGACACGACCGCCACCACTCTGACTAACACGTGTTTTCAACTGGCAAGGAATCCAGACGTTCAAGAAAAGCTATACGAAAGCATCGTTGGGAAAATGGAAGAATAT GGTGAAGTTTGTCACGAAATGGTCCAAGACCTTCCGTACCTCGAAATGGTTATCCATGAGGTAATGCGCATTTATTCCCCGTTTCTAAG aatCGAGCGAGAATGCACCAAGGATTACTCTTACGATAATGGACgtataaaaattaagaaaggGCAAATGGTAACTATTCCGGCATTTGCTCTGCATCGCATGGAAGAATATTACCCAGATCCTGACAAATTTGATCCTGAAAG gtgGAGTCCCGAAAATAAGGCCAACCAGAGTCCTTACACCTTCATGGGATTCGGGGCAGGACCGAGAAACTGCGTAGGAATGCGTTTTGCAttggaagaaatgaaaattgccATCTGTACTATGGTCCAGAAGTTCCGTTTCTTTCCAGTCGAAGAGACACCG GATAAACTTAGCTTTGACGACGGTCTTACCCAAATTCTTCAACCTGTTCACGCGGTAGTGGGCATTGAATTCCGTCAATCCAATTAG
- the LOC124198035 gene encoding cytochrome P450 3A14-like isoform X1, translating to MDLLDILSSPVTWVVTIVSLLYILYRNAKSTFNYFSDQGIPGPKPIPFFGNMWGIWKANLPAHDLALVKKYGKVFGCFDGPIPNLWITDADVIKAMYVKDFDHFVDRRSFEIKTKVMRKWLSLMRGQEWKDIRSSVTPAFTTGKIKRMSVLIKDCVASLCDRVTTFTEKDGKIDAKLTFSAFTMDVIARCAFGLKIDTLGNKDDPFITNAQFVLNPPTTKTPFIVLPFMYPDLFCKLGYLTERLLVTKEMKFFFKLLEDVLNDRLQSNEKFNDFIEVLDEAISEFTKEVDGKTVPMWTREAIDEIIMGQSTIFMLAGFDTTATTLTSTCFQLARNPDVQEKLYESIMTEMQDYDEVSHEMVQNVPYLEMVIQEVLRCYPPLLRIERQCTKDYSYDNGRIKIKKGQIVTVPTYALHHSEEYYPSPEKFDPERWSPENKATRSPYAYMAFGTGPRNCVGMRFAMEEMKMALCSLVQKFRFFPVEETPEKLQFDDGFLQILQPIHAVVGLEFRQSNSN from the exons ATGGATCTTTTGGATATTCTCTCTTCGCCCGTTACATGGGTAGTAACAATCGTCTCTCTTCTGTACATTCTTTACAG AAATGCCAAGTCTACATTTAATTACTTTTCCGACCAAGGAATTCCTGGCCCCAAACCAATCCCATTTTTCGGTAATATGTGGGGCATCTGGAAAgcg AACCTTCCTGCTCACGACTTGGCATTAgtgaaaaaatatggaaaggTTTTCGGTTGTTTCGATGGCCCGATACCAAATCTTTGGATCACAGATGCCGATGTGATAAAGGCAATGTACGTCAAAGACTTCGACCATTTTGTTGATCGCAGA tcTTTCGAGATAAAAACGAAAGTCATGCGCAAATGGTTGAGTCTAATGAGAGGGCAAGAGTGGAAGGACATTCGCTCTTCCGTTACCCCAGCCTTTACCACCGGAAAAATCAAGCGG ATGTCCGTTTTGATCAAAGATTGCGTTGCCAGTTTGTGCGATCGTGTCACGACTTTCACCgagaaagatggaaaaattgacGCCAagct GACATTTAGTGCCTTCACCATGGACGTAATTGCAAGATGTGCTTTCGGTTTAAAAATCGACACTCTAGGGAACAAGGATGACCCCTTTATTACAAACGCCCAATTCGTTTTGAATCCACCAACTACTAAAACACCATTCATTGTCTTACCAT TTATGTATCCCGACTTGTTTTGTAAGTTGGGATACTTGACCGAGCGTTTGCTTGTCaccaaagaaatgaaattctttttcaagttgttGGAAGATGTATTGAATGATCGCTTGCAGTCGAATGAG AAATTCAACGATTTCATTGAAGTGCTTGATGAAGCAATTTCAGAATTCACGAAAGAAGTCGATGGAAAAACGGTGCCTATGTGGACTCGCGAGGCTATAGATGAGATCATCATGGGACAG tcGACAATCTTTATGCTTGCCGGATTCGACACAACAGCCACAACTTTGACTAGTACCTGCTTCCAGCTAGCCAGAAACCCGGATGTTCAAGAGAAACTATACGAAAGCATCATGACGGAAATGCAAGACTAT GATGAAGTTTCCCATGAAATGGTCCAAAACGTACCATATCTAGAAATGGTTATCCAGGAAGTGTTGCGCTGTTATCCGCCCCTTTTACG tatTGAACGACAATGCACAAAGGATTACTCCTATGACAACGGCcgcataaaaattaaaaagggaCAAATTGTTACCGTCCCCACTTATGCTCTGCATCATTCGGAAGAGTATTATCCAAGTCCAGAGAAATTCGATCCAGAAAG GTGGAGTCCGGAAAACAAAGCTACACGTAGTCCTTATGCTTATATGGCGTTCGGCACAGGTCCACGCAACTGCGTTGGAATGCGCTTCGCcatggaagaaatgaaaatggctCTTTGTTCTTTGGTTCAGAAATTCCGCTTTTTCCCAGTCGAAGAGACACCG GAGAAGCTTCAGTTTGACGACggatttcttcaaattctgcAGCCAATTCATGCAGTGGTGGGCCTGGAATTCcgtcaatcaaattcaaattaa